In a genomic window of uncultured Fusobacterium sp.:
- a CDS encoding bifunctional riboflavin kinase/FAD synthetase, with amino-acid sequence MKVIKDIFETNEIFENSYTAIGTFDGLHYGHQQLIKGAIEKARANGGKSVVFTFANHPMEIINIDRAPKSINTIEEKIYLFEEMGIDYLILQPFNKKFADLTAIEFVEILKNKVNSKELFVGFNFSFGEGGKAKTKDLIELGESMGMKVNEIPAVSIDGEIISSTLIRKNLQKGHFEEVNKYLGHKFLIIGEVIHGKKIARQLGFPTANIKMANRLYPPLGIYGATLKIEGENIKRYGVVNIGVNPTLKPGERSVEVHILDFDGDIYGKKIYVEVMKFMREEKKFNSIDELKKVIGNDVKNWQTFVKVRKNGYYSKDR; translated from the coding sequence ATGAAAGTAATTAAGGATATATTTGAAACAAATGAGATTTTTGAAAATAGTTACACAGCTATTGGAACTTTTGATGGACTACACTATGGACACCAGCAACTTATAAAGGGAGCTATTGAAAAAGCTAGAGCAAATGGAGGAAAATCAGTTGTATTTACCTTTGCAAATCATCCTATGGAGATAATAAATATTGATAGAGCACCTAAGAGTATAAATACTATTGAGGAAAAGATCTATCTATTTGAAGAGATGGGAATAGATTATCTTATTTTGCAACCTTTTAATAAAAAATTTGCTGATTTGACAGCAATTGAATTTGTAGAAATTTTAAAGAATAAGGTAAATAGTAAGGAACTTTTTGTAGGCTTTAATTTCTCTTTTGGAGAGGGAGGAAAGGCTAAAACTAAGGATCTTATTGAACTTGGAGAGAGTATGGGAATGAAAGTAAATGAGATTCCTGCTGTATCTATTGATGGAGAGATTATTAGTTCTACATTGATTAGAAAAAATCTTCAAAAGGGACATTTTGAAGAGGTAAATAAGTATCTAGGGCACAAGTTCTTAATAATTGGAGAGGTTATCCATGGAAAGAAAATAGCTAGACAACTAGGATTCCCAACTGCAAATATAAAGATGGCAAATAGATTATATCCACCTTTAGGTATCTATGGAGCTACTTTAAAAATAGAAGGGGAAAATATCAAAAGATATGGAGTTGTAAATATTGGAGTAAATCCTACATTAAAGCCAGGTGAAAGAAGTGTAGAGGTTCATATTTTAGACTTTGATGGAGATATTTATGGAAAAAAAATCTATGTAGAAGTTATGAAGTTTATGAGAGAGGAAAAGAAATTTAACTCAATAGATGAACTTAAAAAGGTAATTGGAAATGATGTAAAAAATTGGCAGACATTTGTAAAAGTGAGGAAAAATGGATATTATTCTAAAGATAGATAA
- the polA gene encoding DNA polymerase I, with the protein MKKAVLLDTSAIMYRAYFANMNFRTKTEPTGAVYGFTNTLLSIIKEFSPDYIGAAFDVKRSSLKRSEVYSEYKAQREAVPEDLLVQIPRIEEVLDCYNIKRFKIEGYEADDVLGTLAKKLSNEGIEVVVVTGDKDLAQILDKNIKIALLGKGEGGDKFKIIETDEDVIEYLGVVSKKIPDLFGLIGDSSDGIPGVRKIGPKKAIPMLDKYGDLEGIYENIDKLTELPGIGKSLVNNMIEDREIAFMSRDLATIEQDIPIDCNGEFLEYSLDKDRLAELFRTLEFRVLIKKLELENFGAKEKKEEVVTNSSPQLGLFGNSQIGLFDNVQNDEIVLSKEREFVIVDDEEKLKKMVDKLSKEKRCAFYYTTTGLGISSVKDDFYLPLKHTPLFHKNIDFQLVKDFFENSEIKFISYDFKPFLNEGVKIKNMDIDLMIAYHLISSQTKEGVEIPLEHLSGIELESYADKFGKEKAENLSTEEYGKFIIERSKGILETYDIAMEEIKGKNLLEVLEKTEMPLIKVLSAMEVKGIKIDPVYFANYQKELEIAIDKLQKKIFEIAGEEFNLNSPKQLSEILFLKLNLNPTKKTKTGLSTNVEVLEGMKNDGVEIAEYILDYRKLSKLKNTYVDALPKLVDDNNRLHTTFNQIGTTTGRLSSSNPNLQNIPVKTDEGIKIRQGFIAEEGNLLMGIDYSQIELRVLAELSKDENLISAYKRGEDLHKVTAKKIFELGEDEEVSREQRIIAKTINFSIIYGKTAFGLSKELGITQKEATEYINRYFEQYPKVREFEKKIIEYAEKYGYTETFFGRRRIIEGISSKNKNIKNQAERMAVNSVIQGTAAEILKKVMIELYKVLEGKEEEINLLLQVHDELIFEIKEEKIEEYKKIIEEIMRNAVKFADVLLDINTNIGKNWAEIK; encoded by the coding sequence ATGAAGAAAGCTGTACTTTTAGATACAAGTGCAATAATGTATAGAGCATATTTTGCAAATATGAATTTTAGAACCAAAACAGAACCTACTGGGGCAGTATATGGCTTTACTAACACTCTTTTAAGTATTATAAAGGAGTTTTCACCAGATTATATAGGAGCAGCTTTTGACGTTAAAAGATCTTCATTAAAAAGAAGTGAAGTTTATAGTGAATATAAAGCACAGAGAGAAGCTGTACCTGAAGACTTATTGGTTCAAATTCCTAGAATAGAAGAGGTACTTGATTGTTACAATATAAAAAGATTTAAAATAGAAGGATATGAGGCTGATGATGTTCTTGGAACTCTAGCTAAAAAACTTTCAAATGAAGGAATTGAAGTTGTTGTAGTTACAGGAGATAAGGACTTAGCTCAAATTCTTGATAAAAATATAAAGATAGCTCTTTTAGGAAAAGGAGAGGGTGGAGATAAGTTTAAAATTATTGAAACTGATGAAGATGTTATTGAATATCTAGGTGTAGTTTCAAAGAAAATACCTGATCTCTTCGGACTTATTGGAGACTCTAGTGATGGAATACCAGGAGTTAGAAAGATAGGACCTAAAAAAGCTATACCAATGCTTGATAAATATGGAGATTTAGAGGGAATCTATGAAAATATAGATAAACTTACTGAACTTCCAGGAATTGGGAAATCTTTAGTAAATAATATGATAGAGGATAGAGAGATAGCTTTTATGAGTAGAGATCTAGCCACTATTGAACAAGATATTCCTATTGATTGTAATGGAGAGTTTTTAGAGTACTCTCTTGATAAAGATAGATTAGCTGAGCTATTTAGAACACTTGAGTTTAGAGTGTTAATAAAAAAACTTGAGCTTGAAAATTTTGGAGCAAAGGAGAAAAAAGAAGAGGTTGTTACTAATTCATCACCACAATTAGGGCTTTTTGGTAACTCACAAATTGGACTTTTTGATAATGTTCAAAATGATGAGATAGTTTTATCTAAAGAGAGAGAGTTTGTAATTGTAGATGATGAAGAAAAATTAAAAAAAATGGTAGATAAGCTATCTAAAGAGAAAAGATGTGCTTTCTATTATACAACTACTGGACTTGGAATAAGTAGTGTAAAAGATGATTTCTATCTTCCATTGAAACATACACCACTATTTCATAAAAATATAGATTTTCAACTTGTAAAAGATTTTTTTGAAAATTCTGAGATTAAATTTATCTCATATGATTTTAAACCTTTCTTAAATGAGGGAGTTAAAATTAAAAATATGGATATTGATTTAATGATAGCTTATCATCTGATATCTTCACAAACTAAAGAGGGTGTTGAAATTCCATTGGAGCATCTTTCAGGAATAGAGTTAGAAAGTTATGCTGATAAATTTGGAAAGGAAAAAGCTGAAAATCTATCTACTGAAGAGTATGGAAAGTTTATTATTGAGAGAAGCAAAGGAATACTAGAAACTTATGATATAGCTATGGAAGAGATAAAGGGGAAAAATCTTCTTGAGGTTTTAGAAAAAACAGAGATGCCTCTGATTAAAGTTCTTTCAGCTATGGAAGTAAAAGGTATTAAAATTGATCCTGTATACTTTGCTAACTATCAAAAGGAACTTGAAATAGCTATTGATAAATTACAAAAGAAGATTTTTGAAATAGCTGGAGAGGAGTTTAACCTAAATTCACCTAAACAACTTTCGGAAATTCTATTTTTAAAACTGAATTTAAATCCTACTAAAAAGACAAAAACAGGATTATCAACAAATGTTGAAGTTCTTGAGGGTATGAAAAATGATGGAGTAGAGATAGCTGAATATATTTTAGATTATAGAAAGTTATCTAAATTGAAAAATACCTATGTTGATGCACTACCAAAATTAGTAGATGATAATAATAGACTTCATACAACTTTTAATCAAATAGGAACTACAACTGGTAGATTATCATCTTCAAACCCTAACTTACAAAATATCCCTGTAAAAACAGATGAGGGAATTAAGATAAGACAAGGATTTATAGCTGAAGAGGGAAATCTTTTAATGGGTATAGACTATTCACAAATTGAATTGAGAGTTTTAGCAGAGCTTTCAAAGGATGAAAATCTTATATCAGCTTATAAAAGAGGAGAGGACCTTCATAAGGTAACTGCTAAAAAGATTTTTGAACTTGGTGAAGATGAAGAGGTAAGCCGTGAGCAAAGAATAATAGCAAAAACTATTAACTTTAGTATCATTTATGGTAAAACTGCCTTTGGACTTTCAAAAGAGTTAGGAATCACTCAAAAAGAGGCAACAGAGTATATTAATAGATATTTTGAACAATACCCTAAAGTAAGAGAGTTTGAAAAGAAGATTATAGAGTATGCTGAAAAATATGGATATACTGAAACTTTCTTTGGTAGAAGAAGAATTATTGAAGGAATAAGTTCAAAGAATAAGAATATAAAAAATCAAGCTGAAAGAATGGCTGTAAATAGTGTAATTCAAGGAACAGCTGCAGAGATTTTGAAAAAGGTTATGATTGAGTTATATAAAGTACTTGAGGGAAAAGAGGAAGAAATTAATCTATTATTACAAGTACACGATGAACTTATATTTGAGATTAAAGAGGAAAAAATCGAGGAGTATAAAAAGATAATAGAGGAAATAATGAGAAATGCTGTTAAATTTGCTGATGTACTTCTTGATATCAATACAAATATTGGAAAAAACTGGGCTGAAATAAAGTAG
- a CDS encoding ClC family H(+)/Cl(-) exchange transporter: MNSEKTAEENLKMLQKGSGKLYLLCLIVGALTGFTVSVYRWGLNWANHLRMTLFGRDELDHPMVLIGVWAVFIAIGLLVDFIAKKFPKTSGSGIPQVKGIILRQLDYGKWFWELIAKFVGGLLGIGCGLSLGREGPSVQLGSYIGYGATKLFNRNSVEKKYLVTSGASAGLAGAFGAPLAGVMFALEELHKFISSKLLICTFMASIASDFVGRRMFGMQTAFDLSIGYPKSISPYLQVILFVLFGILIAFFGKLFTMTLIKVQDIYKGAKLPRWAKVSFVMTTSFLFCMFLPEVTGGGHELVEEMAGGNRTIQLLIVIFIIKLLFTAISYATGFAGGIFLPMLVLGAILGKIYGMVLVDLLGVGREFIPHYMVLGMAGYFVAVVRAPITGAVLILEMTGNFDHLLALVLVSVIAYYITDILGLEPIYEILYERMAKDVEVNKVEESKKTIISIPVSGESELDGKKISDIKWAEDVLVVAIVRSEHEFIPKGNTVIEAGDVLTILLPERKVHFMKEELYKMGTN, from the coding sequence ATGAATTCTGAAAAAACAGCAGAAGAGAATTTAAAGATGCTGCAAAAAGGAAGTGGAAAACTCTATCTCCTTTGTTTAATAGTAGGGGCTTTGACAGGGTTTACAGTTTCTGTATACAGATGGGGGTTAAATTGGGCAAACCATCTGAGAATGACTCTTTTCGGAAGAGATGAATTAGACCATCCTATGGTTTTAATAGGAGTATGGGCTGTTTTTATAGCAATAGGTTTACTTGTTGATTTTATTGCTAAAAAATTTCCTAAAACTTCAGGAAGTGGAATTCCGCAAGTTAAGGGAATAATATTAAGACAGCTAGATTATGGAAAGTGGTTTTGGGAATTAATAGCCAAATTTGTTGGTGGATTATTGGGAATCGGTTGTGGACTTTCTCTAGGGAGAGAGGGACCATCTGTACAATTAGGATCATATATAGGTTATGGTGCTACAAAACTATTTAATAGAAATTCTGTGGAGAAGAAATATCTGGTTACAAGTGGAGCTAGTGCAGGGCTTGCTGGGGCTTTTGGAGCTCCTCTAGCTGGAGTTATGTTTGCTCTTGAAGAGTTACATAAGTTTATATCGTCAAAACTTTTAATATGTACTTTTATGGCTAGTATAGCCTCAGATTTTGTAGGTAGAAGAATGTTTGGTATGCAAACTGCCTTTGATCTATCTATCGGTTATCCTAAGTCAATAAGTCCATATCTTCAAGTTATATTATTTGTGCTATTTGGAATTTTAATAGCTTTCTTTGGAAAACTTTTCACAATGACACTTATCAAAGTACAAGATATTTACAAAGGGGCTAAACTTCCAAGATGGGCAAAGGTTTCATTTGTAATGACAACTTCATTTCTATTCTGTATGTTCTTGCCAGAGGTAACAGGTGGAGGGCATGAGCTTGTTGAGGAGATGGCTGGAGGAAATAGAACAATTCAACTTTTAATAGTGATATTTATTATTAAACTTCTATTTACTGCTATATCTTATGCAACTGGTTTTGCTGGAGGAATTTTCCTACCAATGCTTGTACTTGGGGCAATTCTTGGAAAGATCTATGGAATGGTATTAGTTGATCTGTTGGGTGTTGGTAGAGAGTTTATACCTCACTATATGGTACTTGGAATGGCTGGATACTTTGTGGCAGTTGTAAGGGCACCTATAACTGGAGCTGTACTAATACTTGAGATGACTGGAAACTTTGACCATCTTTTAGCTTTGGTACTTGTTTCTGTAATAGCTTATTATATAACTGATATTTTAGGACTTGAGCCAATTTATGAAATTCTTTATGAAAGAATGGCAAAAGATGTTGAAGTGAATAAAGTTGAAGAGAGCAAGAAAACAATTATTTCTATTCCTGTATCTGGTGAGTCTGAACTTGATGGTAAGAAAATCTCAGATATTAAGTGGGCAGAGGATGTGTTAGTTGTTGCAATTGTAAGAAGTGAGCATGAGTTTATACCTAAGGGGAACACAGTAATTGAGGCTGGAGATGTATTGACAATACTGTTGCCTGAAAGAAAGGTTCACTTTATGAAAGAGGAACTTTATAAAATGGGGACAAATTAA
- the whiA gene encoding DNA-binding protein WhiA, with product MSYTFKVKQEILTNEMVTDMEKMAELSGILLSKDAIFKDKIELRLENISLAKRVYKFLKELTNLKIGIKYVTSRRLGEHNIYIVTLERQKGFKDFIEKLNLSTPLILASEEILKGFIRGIFLACGYIKDPAKEYALDFFIDNEEAAERLYEILQAKNKKVFKTQKRNKPLVYLRNSENIMDIMVVIGSIQAFFNYEEMTMIKDLKNKTIREMNWEVANETKTLNTGNNQIKMINYIENSIGLNNMSSVLEEVAIIRLDNPESSLQEIAEIIGISKSGVRNRFRRIEEIYNKLLEEEEKEQG from the coding sequence ATGTCTTACACTTTTAAGGTAAAACAAGAGATATTGACTAATGAAATGGTTACTGATATGGAGAAAATGGCGGAATTATCAGGGATACTCCTAAGTAAAGATGCTATTTTTAAAGATAAAATTGAACTTAGATTAGAAAATATATCTCTAGCTAAAAGAGTATACAAATTTTTAAAGGAACTTACAAATTTAAAAATAGGTATAAAATATGTTACAAGTAGAAGACTTGGTGAGCATAATATATATATTGTTACATTGGAAAGACAAAAGGGATTTAAAGATTTTATTGAAAAACTTAATTTATCAACACCTTTGATATTAGCAAGTGAGGAGATTTTAAAAGGATTTATTAGAGGGATATTTTTAGCTTGTGGATATATTAAAGATCCTGCCAAAGAGTATGCTTTAGATTTCTTTATAGATAATGAAGAGGCAGCAGAAAGATTGTACGAGATATTACAAGCTAAAAATAAAAAGGTTTTTAAAACACAGAAGAGAAATAAACCTCTTGTTTATCTGAGAAATTCAGAGAATATCATGGATATAATGGTTGTTATAGGATCTATTCAGGCATTTTTTAATTATGAAGAGATGACTATGATAAAGGATCTTAAAAATAAAACTATTAGAGAGATGAATTGGGAAGTTGCTAATGAAACAAAAACTTTAAATACAGGTAACAATCAGATAAAGATGATAAACTATATTGAAAATTCAATAGGGTTAAATAATATGAGTTCTGTTTTAGAAGAAGTTGCAATCATTAGATTGGACAACCCTGAGAGTTCTCTTCAAGAAATTGCTGAAATAATAGGAATTTCAAAGTCAGGAGTAAGAAACAGATTCAGGAGAATAGAGGAAATATATAATAAGCTTTTAGAAGAGGAAGAAAAAGAACAGGGGTAA
- a CDS encoding ScpA family protein, translating into MDIILKIDNFEGPLDLLLHLIEKKKLKISEIKISQIIDEYLSVLEKAKEENFHIMVEFLVVASELLEIKASTLLSINREENKEKELKRRLEDYKLFKEIALKIGEMENEYNISYSRGEGRKIIKKTAKEYDLSKLKAGDLYNAYIKYLKKNEDSEFMELYLEKNYTLKDEMDSLYIKLYSQNRTFDSLFQEAENRMHLIYIFLAILELYKDGLILIEDNVVMKREK; encoded by the coding sequence ATGGATATTATTCTAAAGATAGATAATTTTGAAGGACCTCTTGATCTACTTTTACATCTTATTGAAAAAAAGAAATTAAAAATATCTGAAATTAAGATTTCACAAATAATTGATGAATATCTTTCAGTGCTTGAAAAAGCAAAAGAGGAAAATTTTCATATAATGGTAGAGTTTCTTGTGGTAGCCTCTGAACTTTTAGAAATAAAGGCTTCAACTCTACTTAGTATAAATAGAGAGGAAAATAAGGAAAAAGAGTTGAAAAGACGTCTTGAAGATTATAAGTTATTTAAAGAGATAGCTTTAAAAATTGGAGAGATGGAAAATGAGTATAATATATCTTACTCTCGTGGAGAGGGAAGAAAAATAATAAAGAAAACAGCTAAAGAGTATGACCTATCTAAATTAAAAGCTGGAGATCTATATAATGCTTATATAAAATATCTGAAAAAAAATGAAGATAGTGAGTTTATGGAGCTTTACTTAGAAAAAAATTATACTCTTAAAGATGAGATGGACAGTTTATATATTAAACTTTACTCTCAAAATAGAACTTTTGACTCTCTTTTCCAAGAGGCTGAAAATAGAATGCACCTAATTTATATCTTCCTTGCTATTTTAGAGTTATATAAAGATGGGCTAATCTTAATTGAAGATAATGTGGTAATGAAGAGAGAAAAATAA